Proteins encoded by one window of uncultured Draconibacterium sp.:
- a CDS encoding LacI family DNA-binding transcriptional regulator — MKSGLVTIKDLARELNISASTVSRALKDHPDISKETKRAVQELAQKLNYQPNAVALSLKQRRSNTIGVIIPEIVHYFFSSVISGIEDVTYDAGFNVIICQSNERYEREVANAKTLLSSRVDGVLVSISKETTDYKHLYNFSNNEVPMVFYDRVVPDIIADQVIIDDFDAAYKATRHLIDSGRSRIAHLGGPMALLIGQRRKDGYIKALNEAGISVDEDLIIEADSFEKARMAIMKLINQKKKFDGVFATNDLTAIGAMQTIQKKGYKIPDEIAIVGFSDGRFSGITDPTLTSVDQHGYEMGTLATQMLLKRITSEDDEYPAETKILNADLIVRGSSII; from the coding sequence ATGAAAAGCGGACTGGTTACCATAAAAGACTTAGCTCGTGAATTGAATATTTCAGCGTCTACGGTATCACGTGCCTTGAAGGACCACCCTGATATCAGCAAGGAAACAAAGCGTGCTGTACAGGAATTAGCGCAGAAGTTGAATTACCAGCCTAATGCAGTAGCACTGAGTTTAAAACAACGGCGTAGTAATACTATTGGTGTTATTATTCCCGAAATCGTACATTATTTCTTCTCATCGGTGATTAGTGGAATTGAGGATGTAACTTACGATGCCGGTTTCAACGTAATTATTTGCCAGAGCAACGAACGATACGAGCGTGAAGTAGCCAATGCAAAAACCTTACTTTCAAGTCGTGTTGACGGAGTTCTGGTGTCGATCTCGAAAGAAACTACCGATTACAAGCATTTATATAACTTTAGCAATAACGAAGTACCCATGGTATTTTACGATCGCGTTGTACCAGACATTATTGCCGACCAGGTTATTATCGACGACTTTGATGCAGCCTACAAAGCAACCCGTCATTTAATTGATAGTGGAAGAAGCCGGATAGCTCATTTGGGTGGCCCAATGGCTTTGTTAATAGGGCAAAGAAGAAAAGATGGTTACATAAAGGCTTTAAACGAAGCGGGAATTTCGGTTGATGAAGACTTGATTATTGAAGCCGACTCGTTTGAAAAAGCACGCATGGCAATTATGAAGCTGATAAACCAAAAGAAAAAGTTTGACGGCGTGTTTGCCACAAACGACCTGACAGCAATTGGAGCCATGCAAACCATTCAGAAAAAGGGCTATAAAATACCCGACGAGATTGCTATTGTTGGCTTTTCCGATGGTCGTTTTTCGGGAATTACCGATCCAACACTTACTTCTGTCGATCAGCATGGTTACGAAATGGGAACCCTGGCTACTCAAATGCTGCTGAAGCGAATTACATCGGAAGATGATGAGTATCCGGCTGAAACCAAAATTCTGAATGCCGATTTGATCGTTCGTGGATCATCTATTATATAA
- a CDS encoding MFS transporter: protein MRKKPTLSFWQIWNMSFGFLGIQFGFALQNANVSRIFETLGANVEDIPILWIAAPVTGLIVQPIIGHMSDKTWNRLGRRRPYFLFGAIFASLALFLMPNSPALWVAAGTLWIMDASINVSMEPFRAFVGDMLPNEQRTRGFAMQSFFIGTGAVVGSVLPYAMTNWLNIANTAPEGVIPPSVRWSFYIGAIVFFLAILWTIFTTKEYPPEDLKAFEENERQTTNKEEVINEEEVVSNRFAKVGGILGMLGLLIVVVTKLMKLEKELYILGGILFLFFLLMMMAALLKSQKKDENALVEIFSDLLRMPLTMKQLALVQFFTWVGLFSLWIYSVSGITSHIYGTTDPQSQLYNDGADWVTILFGVYNGVAALMAFALPVIAKYTNRKITHFISLIIGGVGLASIYLFNDPNWLIVPMIGIGIAWASILSMPYAILTGSLPSNKMGIYMGIFNFFIVIPQILAATILGFMVKDLFGGESILALVFGGVSMVIAAVLVLFVKDVATEN, encoded by the coding sequence ATGCGCAAAAAACCTACGCTGAGTTTTTGGCAAATTTGGAATATGAGTTTTGGTTTTCTGGGTATCCAGTTTGGATTTGCCCTGCAAAATGCCAATGTAAGTCGTATTTTCGAAACACTTGGGGCCAATGTTGAGGACATCCCTATTTTGTGGATTGCAGCACCGGTTACCGGTTTAATTGTTCAGCCTATAATCGGGCATATGAGCGATAAAACATGGAACCGACTCGGACGAAGAAGACCATATTTTTTGTTTGGAGCAATTTTCGCTTCACTTGCCCTCTTTTTAATGCCAAACTCGCCCGCTTTGTGGGTAGCCGCCGGAACGCTTTGGATAATGGATGCTTCCATTAATGTTTCAATGGAGCCTTTCCGTGCTTTTGTTGGCGATATGTTGCCCAACGAACAACGCACCCGGGGTTTTGCCATGCAAAGCTTTTTTATTGGCACCGGTGCTGTTGTGGGATCGGTACTTCCGTATGCAATGACCAATTGGCTGAACATTGCCAATACCGCTCCCGAAGGAGTTATTCCACCATCGGTGCGCTGGTCGTTCTACATTGGGGCTATTGTTTTCTTTCTGGCTATTCTGTGGACGATATTTACTACGAAAGAATATCCGCCTGAAGATTTAAAAGCTTTTGAAGAAAATGAAAGACAGACAACCAATAAAGAAGAGGTAATAAACGAAGAGGAAGTTGTGAGCAACCGGTTTGCCAAAGTTGGAGGAATACTCGGAATGCTTGGTTTACTGATAGTAGTGGTTACAAAACTGATGAAGCTGGAAAAGGAGCTGTACATTCTTGGAGGTATTCTTTTTCTGTTCTTTTTACTGATGATGATGGCAGCCTTGCTAAAATCGCAAAAAAAAGATGAGAATGCGTTGGTAGAGATTTTCAGCGATTTATTGCGTATGCCGTTAACCATGAAACAACTGGCGCTGGTACAATTCTTTACCTGGGTTGGTTTGTTTTCTTTGTGGATCTATTCCGTATCAGGAATTACCAGCCATATTTATGGTACCACCGATCCGCAATCGCAATTATACAACGACGGTGCCGACTGGGTAACCATTCTTTTCGGCGTTTACAACGGGGTTGCTGCGCTTATGGCATTTGCATTGCCTGTAATAGCAAAGTACACCAACCGAAAAATTACGCACTTCATTAGTTTAATAATTGGTGGTGTGGGCCTGGCCTCCATCTACCTGTTTAACGATCCTAATTGGCTGATTGTACCAATGATTGGAATTGGTATCGCCTGGGCAAGTATTCTTTCTATGCCTTATGCCATTCTTACCGGATCGTTGCCATCGAACAAAATGGGAATTTACATGGGGATTTTCAACTTCTTTATTGTAATACCGCAAATTCTGGCGGCAACCATTCTTGGGTTCATGGTAAAAGATCTTTTTGGAGGAGAGTCGATTTTAGCACTCGTTTTTGGAGGAGTATCAATGGTAATAGCTGCCGTGCTGGTACTTTTTGTAAAAGACGTTGCAACAGAAAATTAA
- a CDS encoding family 65 glycosyl hydrolase domain-containing protein has translation MKNYIIHHDWKIVEEGFVPEHNRISESIFSIGNGKMGQRANFEEKYSGDTLNGTYVAGIYYPDKTRVGWWKNGYPEYFAKIINSTNWIGIGVTINGEELDLAKAKVLSFKRELDMQHGLLSRCFVAELQNGNQVEVCSHRFVSIVATEIGAIRYTVKALNFDGEIKVKPYLDGDVENEDSNYDEKFWVEVARAVGGPEGYLTVETLKTGFQVSSGMWFQVTKNGKKVETDITNRESEKYVEASQSVSVEKGDEIVVEKFSSTVSSLDYEKESLPEKAKEAVDLAVEAGFDALFESHKNRWLQKWATSDIKIEGDVAAQQGIRFNIFQLNQTYSGEDERLNIGPKGFTGEKYGGVTYWDTEAYCLPFYLSTAPQKVSRNLLVYRRKHLEKAIENAEKLGFKNGAALYPMVTINGEECHNEWEITFEEVHRNGAIAYAIYDYINYTGDKEYLAPMGFEVLLGISRFWSQRVNWSADKEQYVMLGVTGPNEYENNVNNNFHTSYLAVWTLKYTLEAIEYLKKEFPFLFEELVKKWKFNELNETARWKDIIDKMYFARDEKRGIYLQQDGFLDKDLTPVAELPAEDLPINQNWSWDRILRAPYIKQADTLQSLYLFQENFTTEELKRHFDFYEPLTVHESSLSPCVHSILAAKIGYQEKAYEMYLRTSRLDLDDYNNDTEDGLHITSMGGTWMSFVMAFGGMRVVNNKLTFNPFLPESWKSYGFRIDFGGAHLEVKKQRELFLIINHSAVDVAATVWGTEHKIAGNSTLEIKK, from the coding sequence ATGAAGAATTATATCATTCATCACGACTGGAAAATAGTTGAAGAGGGTTTTGTTCCCGAACATAACCGGATTTCCGAAAGTATCTTTAGTATCGGAAACGGGAAAATGGGCCAGCGCGCCAATTTCGAGGAGAAGTATTCAGGCGACACGCTGAACGGAACATACGTGGCGGGTATTTATTACCCCGACAAAACCCGCGTGGGGTGGTGGAAAAACGGCTATCCGGAGTATTTTGCAAAGATCATCAATTCAACTAACTGGATTGGAATAGGAGTTACCATTAATGGTGAAGAACTCGATCTGGCAAAGGCAAAAGTACTTTCGTTTAAACGCGAGCTCGACATGCAACACGGTTTGTTGTCGCGTTGTTTTGTTGCCGAGTTGCAAAATGGCAACCAGGTTGAGGTTTGTTCGCACCGTTTTGTAAGTATCGTTGCCACCGAAATAGGAGCTATCCGATACACCGTTAAAGCACTGAACTTTGATGGGGAGATAAAAGTTAAGCCATATCTTGATGGCGATGTAGAGAACGAAGACTCCAATTACGACGAGAAATTCTGGGTAGAAGTTGCCCGCGCCGTAGGCGGACCGGAAGGCTATCTCACCGTTGAAACCTTAAAAACCGGATTTCAGGTAAGTAGCGGGATGTGGTTTCAGGTAACAAAAAATGGAAAAAAAGTAGAAACAGATATCACGAACAGGGAAAGTGAGAAATACGTTGAGGCATCGCAAAGTGTCTCAGTGGAGAAGGGTGATGAAATAGTAGTTGAGAAATTCTCTTCTACTGTTTCTTCCCTTGATTATGAAAAAGAATCTCTTCCCGAAAAGGCGAAAGAAGCCGTTGATTTGGCAGTTGAAGCCGGTTTCGATGCCCTGTTCGAAAGTCATAAAAACCGCTGGCTGCAAAAATGGGCTACCAGCGATATCAAAATTGAAGGCGATGTTGCTGCCCAGCAGGGAATTCGCTTTAATATTTTTCAGCTCAATCAAACCTATTCGGGCGAAGATGAGCGACTGAATATTGGGCCAAAAGGATTTACCGGTGAAAAATATGGCGGTGTAACGTATTGGGATACCGAGGCGTATTGTTTGCCTTTTTACCTGAGTACTGCGCCTCAAAAAGTTTCGCGTAACTTGTTGGTTTACCGTCGTAAGCATCTGGAAAAGGCCATTGAGAATGCCGAAAAACTTGGCTTTAAAAATGGCGCAGCATTGTACCCGATGGTTACAATTAACGGCGAAGAATGCCACAATGAGTGGGAAATTACTTTTGAGGAAGTTCATCGTAACGGAGCCATTGCCTATGCCATTTACGATTATATAAATTACACCGGCGATAAAGAATACCTTGCCCCGATGGGTTTTGAGGTGTTGCTGGGGATTAGTCGTTTTTGGAGCCAGCGCGTAAACTGGTCGGCCGATAAAGAACAGTATGTAATGTTGGGCGTTACCGGGCCAAACGAATACGAGAATAACGTAAACAATAATTTCCACACCAGCTATTTGGCCGTGTGGACATTAAAATATACACTTGAAGCCATTGAATACCTGAAAAAGGAATTCCCGTTCCTGTTCGAGGAATTGGTTAAAAAGTGGAAATTCAATGAGTTGAACGAAACCGCGCGTTGGAAGGATATCATTGATAAAATGTATTTCGCAAGAGACGAGAAGCGTGGAATTTACCTGCAGCAGGACGGTTTTTTGGATAAGGATTTGACTCCGGTTGCTGAGCTTCCGGCAGAGGATTTACCTATTAATCAGAACTGGTCGTGGGATCGTATTTTGCGTGCTCCATACATAAAACAGGCCGATACATTGCAGAGTTTGTATCTGTTCCAGGAGAATTTTACTACTGAAGAATTGAAACGACATTTTGATTTTTACGAACCGTTGACGGTGCACGAATCGTCGTTGTCGCCATGTGTTCACTCCATTCTGGCAGCAAAGATCGGTTACCAGGAGAAAGCTTACGAAATGTATTTGCGCACGTCGCGCCTCGATTTGGATGATTATAATAACGACACCGAAGACGGTCTGCACATTACAAGTATGGGCGGAACATGGATGTCGTTTGTAATGGCATTTGGCGGAATGCGCGTGGTTAATAACAAACTTACATTTAATCCGTTCCTGCCTGAATCGTGGAAATCATATGGATTCCGAATTGATTTTGGAGGAGCACATCTGGAGGTGAAAAAACAACGCGAGTTGTTCTTAATAATTAATCATTCTGCAGTTGATGTGGCTGCAACAGTTTGGGGAACTGAGCACAAAATTGCCGGAAATTCAACCCTTGAAATTAAAAAGTAA
- a CDS encoding glycoside hydrolase family 13 protein produces MKKLITLFIILLTLNVVGQEVSRVEPPNWWAGMKNPDLQLLVYGEDISKTNVVIDYPGVTLEATTKVENPNYLFVDLKLAKDVKPGEFEIQFKQGDKVVDSYNYELWDREKGSAKREGFNSSDVIYLITPDRFVNGDTSNDEVEGMKEGLDRDYNYGRHGGDIRGIINSLDYLQDMGFTAVWLNPVLENDMPESSYHGYACTDFYQVDRRYGSNEEYQELNEELDKRGMKLIMDLIFNHCGSEHWWMHDMPMSDWINNYPEMKITSHRRTVNEDPHASEADKSAMVDGWFVPSMPDMNQKNPFLAKYLIQNSIWWVEYVGLEGIRQDTWPYPDKNMMSDWTKELLEEYPNFNVVGEEWTTNPAIVSYWQKGKYNQDGYKNYAPSMMDFPLQSAAAEGLRNEESFDFGLIQIYNALANDFLYPNPYDLTIFPDNHDMSRFYVQVGEDIDLLKMGVAFFLTTRGIPQIYYGTEILMRHDGSEHGDIRADYPGGWEGDKVNAFTGEGMSDAAKDMQQYVSKIQNWRKNANAIHDGKLMHFVPEDGTYTYFRYTDDEAVMVILNKNTEAKTIKTDRFSEVIDGYKSGKEIISGTSISDISKVTVPAKSAVIVEFNK; encoded by the coding sequence ATGAAGAAACTTATCACTTTGTTTATCATCCTGCTTACCCTGAATGTTGTGGGGCAGGAAGTGTCGCGAGTTGAGCCGCCAAACTGGTGGGCCGGAATGAAAAACCCTGATTTGCAGTTACTGGTTTATGGCGAGGATATCTCAAAAACCAATGTAGTTATCGATTATCCGGGAGTGACTTTGGAGGCCACCACAAAAGTGGAAAATCCGAATTACCTGTTTGTCGACTTGAAGCTGGCAAAGGATGTAAAACCCGGCGAATTCGAAATTCAATTTAAACAAGGCGATAAAGTTGTAGATAGCTACAATTACGAATTATGGGATCGTGAAAAAGGATCGGCAAAACGAGAAGGTTTTAATTCATCTGACGTGATTTACCTGATCACGCCCGACCGTTTTGTGAATGGTGATACCAGCAACGACGAGGTGGAAGGCATGAAAGAAGGCCTCGATCGCGATTATAACTATGGCCGTCACGGTGGCGATATTCGCGGGATTATCAATTCGCTGGATTATTTGCAAGACATGGGATTTACAGCCGTTTGGTTAAATCCGGTGCTGGAAAACGATATGCCCGAATCGTCGTACCACGGTTATGCCTGTACCGATTTTTACCAGGTCGACCGACGTTATGGTTCGAATGAAGAATACCAGGAACTGAACGAAGAGCTAGATAAACGCGGTATGAAACTGATTATGGATTTGATCTTTAACCATTGCGGATCAGAACACTGGTGGATGCACGATATGCCAATGAGCGACTGGATCAACAATTATCCTGAAATGAAGATTACCAGTCACCGCCGTACGGTGAATGAAGATCCACACGCTTCGGAAGCAGATAAAAGTGCAATGGTGGATGGTTGGTTTGTTCCATCGATGCCCGACATGAACCAGAAAAATCCATTTCTGGCAAAATACCTCATTCAAAACAGTATTTGGTGGGTTGAATATGTTGGTCTGGAAGGAATTCGACAGGACACGTGGCCTTATCCCGACAAGAACATGATGAGCGATTGGACAAAAGAGTTGTTGGAAGAATATCCGAATTTTAATGTGGTTGGAGAAGAGTGGACCACCAATCCGGCAATTGTTTCGTACTGGCAAAAAGGAAAATACAATCAGGATGGCTATAAGAATTATGCCCCAAGTATGATGGATTTTCCGTTGCAGAGTGCAGCTGCCGAAGGATTGCGCAACGAAGAAAGTTTCGACTTTGGACTGATTCAGATTTATAATGCACTGGCGAACGATTTTCTGTATCCTAATCCTTATGATCTGACCATTTTCCCGGATAACCACGATATGTCGCGTTTTTACGTGCAGGTTGGCGAAGATATTGATCTGCTGAAAATGGGAGTAGCATTCTTTTTAACCACCCGTGGAATTCCGCAAATTTATTACGGCACCGAAATTTTAATGCGTCACGACGGAAGCGAACACGGCGATATTCGTGCCGATTATCCCGGCGGTTGGGAAGGCGACAAAGTAAATGCTTTTACAGGCGAAGGAATGAGCGATGCCGCAAAAGATATGCAGCAGTATGTTTCGAAAATCCAGAATTGGCGTAAAAATGCAAATGCGATTCACGATGGAAAATTGATGCACTTTGTACCTGAAGATGGGACTTACACCTATTTTCGGTACACCGATGACGAAGCAGTAATGGTTATTCTGAATAAAAACACTGAAGCAAAAACAATTAAAACCGATCGTTTTAGCGAAGTGATCGACGGTTATAAGTCGGGTAAAGAAATTATTTCAGGGACTTCGATTTCTGATATTTCGAAAGTTACAGTACCTGCAAAATCAGCGGTAATTGTTGAGTTCAATAAATAG
- a CDS encoding alpha-amylase family glycosyl hydrolase, with amino-acid sequence MKKLSSILLILALFACQPAQKQKPEQLDSPKGKFVVYQVFTRLFGNTNTTNIPWGTIEENGVGKFNDFTDRALEEIKSMGVTHIWYTGVPHHDVITDYTAYGISNDDPDVVKGRAGSPYAVKDYYNVNPDLAVDPANRLAEFEALIERTHKHGMKVIIDIVPNHVARNYQSISKPEGVSDFGENDDTSVEYKRDNNFYYIPGEAFQVPEFLNGYQPLGGDENPLSDGKFDENPAKWTGNGARLAQPGFYDWYETVKVNYGVKPDGTYDFDLLPEDFEREDYKAHFEFWQDKDVPDSWGKFKDIALFWLEKGVDGFRYDMAEMVPVEFWSYMNSALKIKNPDAFLLAEVYNPALYRDYIHKGKMDYLYDKVELYDTLKHIMQGYGSTDNLPAIYDGLADIEHHMLHFLENHDEQRIASAGFAGSAEKGKPAMVVSTCMSTSPTMIYFGQNVGEPGDGDMGFGDETRTSIFDYCGVPAHQRWMNNGKFDGGQSIEAEKKLNAFYKNLLSFSATSSALMGKFREIHSYNRQNTEGYNDKVFSFVRWSGNDRLIVISNFEETSLNFQLKLDEETVKALHLADGLYKLTDQLLSEDEFVLEVKNGKGKVELELPGLESFILKMDVLSDFSE; translated from the coding sequence ATGAAAAAACTATCATCCATACTTTTGATTTTGGCTCTTTTTGCCTGCCAGCCAGCGCAAAAACAGAAGCCAGAACAACTAGATTCGCCGAAAGGAAAATTTGTGGTTTACCAGGTGTTTACCCGCTTGTTTGGTAATACAAACACCACCAATATACCATGGGGAACCATCGAAGAAAACGGAGTTGGAAAGTTCAACGATTTTACCGACCGTGCATTGGAAGAAATTAAATCGATGGGTGTGACGCACATTTGGTACACGGGTGTTCCACATCACGATGTGATAACTGATTACACCGCATACGGCATTTCAAACGACGATCCCGATGTGGTAAAAGGCCGTGCCGGTTCGCCTTATGCGGTGAAGGATTATTACAATGTAAATCCCGATCTGGCTGTTGATCCGGCAAACCGACTGGCAGAATTTGAAGCCCTGATTGAACGCACGCACAAACACGGAATGAAAGTGATCATCGATATTGTTCCCAATCACGTCGCCCGGAATTATCAATCGATTTCGAAACCTGAAGGTGTTTCTGATTTTGGCGAAAACGACGATACTTCGGTAGAATACAAGCGCGATAATAACTTTTATTACATTCCCGGAGAGGCGTTTCAGGTACCTGAGTTTTTGAATGGTTACCAGCCTTTGGGAGGCGATGAAAATCCGCTATCGGATGGGAAGTTTGATGAAAATCCGGCGAAATGGACCGGCAACGGGGCGCGCTTAGCACAGCCCGGATTTTACGACTGGTACGAAACCGTAAAAGTAAATTACGGAGTAAAACCTGATGGAACATACGATTTTGATTTGCTCCCTGAAGATTTTGAAAGGGAAGATTATAAAGCACATTTTGAATTCTGGCAAGATAAAGATGTACCGGATTCGTGGGGAAAATTTAAGGACATTGCTTTGTTCTGGCTGGAAAAAGGAGTGGATGGTTTTCGTTACGATATGGCTGAAATGGTTCCGGTGGAATTCTGGAGTTACATGAATTCGGCGCTGAAAATAAAAAATCCGGATGCTTTTCTGCTGGCAGAAGTTTATAATCCTGCGCTTTACAGGGACTATATTCACAAAGGGAAAATGGATTACCTGTACGATAAAGTAGAGTTGTACGACACACTAAAACACATCATGCAGGGATACGGCAGCACAGATAATCTTCCGGCGATTTACGATGGATTGGCTGATATTGAACATCATATGTTGCACTTTCTGGAGAACCATGATGAGCAGCGTATTGCCAGTGCCGGATTTGCCGGAAGTGCCGAAAAAGGTAAGCCGGCAATGGTAGTTTCGACTTGTATGAGCACTTCGCCAACGATGATTTATTTTGGGCAAAATGTAGGTGAACCCGGCGACGGCGATATGGGTTTTGGCGATGAAACACGAACTTCGATATTTGATTACTGTGGTGTACCGGCACATCAACGCTGGATGAACAATGGTAAATTTGATGGTGGGCAATCAATCGAAGCTGAGAAGAAATTAAATGCTTTTTACAAAAACCTATTGAGTTTTTCTGCAACATCTTCTGCTTTGATGGGCAAGTTCAGAGAGATTCATTCGTACAATCGCCAAAACACGGAAGGCTACAATGATAAAGTATTTTCGTTCGTTCGTTGGAGTGGCAACGACCGCTTGATTGTGATAAGTAACTTCGAGGAAACGTCACTCAATTTTCAACTAAAATTGGATGAGGAAACAGTAAAAGCTTTGCATTTAGCAGACGGTTTATATAAACTAACTGATCAACTGTTGAGTGAGGATGAATTTGTTCTGGAGGTGAAAAACGGAAAGGGTAAGGTTGAACTGGAATTACCAGGCCTGGAATCATTCATTTTGAAAATGGATGTGCTTTCAGATTTCTCAGAATAA
- a CDS encoding YdeI/OmpD-associated family protein — MQKKYFKNSEEWEKWLKKNHNKEKELWLVYYKKHTGKECIAYDDSVKVALCYGWIDGLVKRIDDECYARKFTPRNAKSLWSETNKKRVAELLRVGKMKSPGLKLIEAAKKNGNWDKVIQPPKVDTTLSAEFKSALNGSPEAKTFFESLTANHKNQFVIWINMAKRDETKLKRIKESIKVLKSKKKLGLK, encoded by the coding sequence ATGCAGAAAAAGTACTTTAAGAATAGTGAAGAATGGGAAAAGTGGTTGAAAAAAAACCACAACAAAGAAAAAGAATTGTGGTTGGTGTATTATAAAAAGCATACTGGAAAAGAATGCATCGCTTACGATGATTCAGTTAAGGTTGCTCTTTGCTATGGCTGGATCGACGGTTTGGTAAAACGCATCGACGATGAATGTTATGCACGGAAATTCACTCCGCGAAATGCCAAAAGTCTTTGGTCGGAAACAAATAAAAAACGTGTTGCCGAATTATTGAGAGTGGGAAAAATGAAATCTCCGGGTTTAAAATTGATTGAAGCAGCAAAAAAGAATGGCAACTGGGATAAAGTGATTCAACCACCGAAAGTTGATACTACCCTCTCTGCCGAATTTAAATCAGCTCTCAACGGAAGTCCAGAAGCCAAAACCTTTTTCGAGTCGCTTACCGCCAACCACAAAAACCAGTTTGTTATCTGGATTAACATGGCGAAACGTGACGAAACAAAACTGAAAAGGATTAAAGAATCGATTAAAGTGCTGAAGAGTAAGAAAAAGTTGGGATTGAAATAG
- a CDS encoding M56 family metallopeptidase: METSLFYLLNASGGIVLFYLVYWLFLRNETFHAANRWFLLGSLLLAILLPLVPVRYEVLVEATEGAKSGAHTIANTFKNIPVFKSTEESTAHFSWQQAILLIYLTGVAIFLLRLLTQTAVLIHLMIKHRVSSLQGMRVVENEKYGLPFSFFNVVFINPKFHTQDDLPEILAHEKVHIRENHWFDLLMIELLTVIFWFNPFIWMFERAIKQNHEYLADKGVLAQGHTVGRYQALLVNQLMGMQIIGITNNLNFALSTNRLKMMTKKKTSARRLIRFTWALPALALLLFAFAEPQYSYTETDIAGNKLVPADTQSGKQLTIHGKVVSKETGEVIPGASIVIKGSTVGCVSDRDGTFKLVDDNPTVKADGSLSSEVVVSFVGMKTVVNNISASGSGVDKAKYTFKMEEAVQVLYNPNYSGEQMIPPPPPPPPAAEKEKPANGETPPPPPPPVADGEKEVFFVVEDIPKYPGGFGALQEQVAKMQKKLAREKNLKGKATVTFTVNAKGKVSDIKVVEKDNDAAAKGAYVIANELEDWKPGKQRGKAVPVKFMLPVEFK; this comes from the coding sequence ATGGAAACTTCTCTGTTCTATTTATTAAATGCATCGGGCGGAATTGTTCTTTTCTACCTGGTATACTGGTTGTTTCTTCGCAACGAAACGTTTCATGCAGCCAACCGCTGGTTTTTGCTGGGATCCTTGCTTTTGGCCATCCTGCTTCCGCTGGTTCCGGTTCGCTACGAGGTTTTAGTTGAAGCAACTGAAGGTGCGAAATCCGGCGCACATACCATTGCCAATACTTTCAAAAACATTCCGGTTTTTAAATCTACCGAAGAAAGTACTGCGCACTTTAGCTGGCAACAGGCAATTTTGTTGATTTACCTTACCGGAGTGGCTATTTTCCTGCTTCGTTTGTTAACACAAACTGCTGTTCTAATTCATCTAATGATAAAACACCGCGTTAGTTCACTACAAGGAATGCGCGTGGTAGAAAACGAAAAATACGGACTCCCCTTCTCATTTTTCAACGTTGTATTTATTAATCCGAAATTTCATACACAGGACGACCTGCCGGAAATTCTGGCTCACGAAAAAGTGCACATTCGTGAGAATCACTGGTTCGACCTGCTAATGATAGAGCTGTTAACAGTCATCTTTTGGTTCAACCCATTTATTTGGATGTTTGAACGAGCAATTAAACAAAACCATGAGTACCTGGCCGACAAAGGTGTTCTTGCGCAGGGACACACTGTGGGCCGCTACCAGGCTTTATTAGTAAACCAGCTGATGGGCATGCAAATTATTGGTATCACCAATAACCTGAATTTTGCCTTAAGCACAAATCGATTAAAAATGATGACGAAAAAGAAAACATCGGCCCGCCGGCTGATACGATTTACCTGGGCGCTACCCGCTCTTGCGCTGTTGTTGTTCGCTTTTGCCGAACCACAATACAGTTATACCGAAACTGATATTGCTGGGAACAAGCTTGTTCCTGCCGATACGCAGTCGGGAAAACAATTGACTATTCACGGAAAAGTTGTCTCGAAAGAAACCGGCGAAGTTATTCCCGGAGCATCTATTGTTATTAAAGGTTCAACGGTTGGATGCGTATCTGACCGCGACGGAACTTTCAAATTAGTAGACGATAATCCAACGGTTAAAGCTGATGGAAGTTTAAGTTCGGAAGTTGTGGTTTCGTTTGTTGGAATGAAAACCGTTGTGAATAATATTTCTGCTTCAGGTTCCGGCGTGGACAAAGCGAAATATACTTTTAAAATGGAGGAAGCGGTACAGGTATTGTACAATCCAAATTATTCAGGGGAACAAATGATTCCTCCACCACCTCCTCCACCACCAGCTGCAGAAAAGGAGAAACCGGCAAACGGAGAAACTCCACCACCGCCTCCACCACCTGTTGCTGATGGCGAAAAAGAAGTATTCTTTGTTGTGGAAGACATTCCAAAATATCCGGGAGGTTTTGGGGCCTTACAAGAACAAGTGGCAAAAATGCAGAAAAAACTTGCGCGCGAGAAAAACCTAAAAGGAAAGGCTACAGTTACATTTACTGTAAATGCAAAAGGAAAAGTAAGCGATATTAAAGTGGTAGAAAAAGATAATGATGCTGCCGCAAAAGGCGCTTATGTAATTGCCAACGAATTGGAAGACTGGAAACCTGGCAAACAGCGAGGCAAAGCTGTTCCGGTAAAATTCATGCTTCCTGTAGAGTTTAAGTAA